A single Streptomyces sp. Edi2 DNA region contains:
- a CDS encoding FAD-dependent monooxygenase — translation MKAVICGAGIAGLALAQRLDTLGWEVVVLEKASGPRTQGYMIDFFGPGYDAVDAMGVLPRLQQLAYPVEEAASVDDNGHTRARLTYAQFGRAVRGRLLSLMRPDLEQALRESLSERVDLRFATSIRHIDNHATGVCLTLTDGSTLTADLLVGADGIHSTVRSMVHGDEARCLRYLGFHTAAFVFDAPDVHAQVRDRFCLTDTLGRQMGFYGLRDGRVAAFAVHRTPDPTLPTDVRSALLREYAGLGWVVPRALEQCPPADCVYYDQVAQIDLPHWSRSRVTLVGDACQAVSLLAGQGASLGIAGAYVLAEQLHRSDSVEAALDHYERIWRPVVADKQRTARKAARWFVPDAAWQLHLRRGILKAAGLPGINRYIGVALAGKPTAVVTELNAAEPQPGSTNRLP, via the coding sequence ATGAAGGCAGTCATCTGCGGTGCCGGGATCGCCGGCCTCGCCCTCGCTCAGCGCCTGGACACCCTCGGCTGGGAGGTCGTGGTGCTGGAGAAGGCGTCCGGCCCCCGCACTCAGGGATACATGATCGACTTTTTCGGACCCGGCTATGACGCCGTCGATGCCATGGGTGTCCTGCCCCGGCTGCAACAGCTCGCCTACCCGGTCGAGGAAGCCGCCTCCGTCGACGACAACGGGCACACCCGCGCCCGGCTGACGTATGCGCAGTTCGGCCGGGCGGTACGGGGCCGATTGCTGAGCCTCATGCGGCCCGACCTCGAACAGGCCCTTCGCGAGAGCCTCTCCGAGCGGGTCGACCTGCGCTTCGCCACCAGCATCCGGCACATCGACAACCACGCCACCGGCGTATGCCTGACCCTCACGGACGGCAGCACCCTCACCGCCGATCTGCTCGTCGGAGCCGATGGCATCCACTCCACCGTGCGCTCCATGGTCCACGGTGATGAGGCACGCTGCCTGCGCTATCTCGGCTTTCACACTGCCGCGTTCGTCTTCGATGCTCCGGACGTTCACGCCCAGGTGCGGGACCGGTTCTGCCTCACCGACACGCTCGGCCGGCAGATGGGCTTCTACGGCCTGCGCGACGGCAGGGTGGCCGCCTTCGCCGTACACCGCACCCCCGACCCAACCCTGCCCACCGATGTCCGCTCCGCGCTCCTACGGGAGTACGCCGGGCTCGGCTGGGTCGTGCCTCGGGCACTGGAGCAGTGCCCACCCGCTGACTGCGTCTACTACGACCAGGTCGCCCAGATCGACCTGCCGCACTGGAGCCGTAGCCGGGTCACGCTCGTGGGCGACGCCTGCCAGGCCGTTTCCCTCCTCGCCGGACAAGGCGCGTCCCTGGGCATCGCCGGCGCCTACGTCCTGGCCGAACAACTCCACCGCAGCGACTCGGTCGAAGCCGCACTGGACCACTACGAACGCATCTGGCGGCCGGTGGTCGCCGACAAACAGCGCACTGCACGCAAGGCCGCCCGGTGGTTCGTCCCGGACGCCGCCTGGCAACTGCACCTCCGACGCGGCATCTTGAAGGCCGCGGGCCTGCCCGGCATCAACCGCTACATCGGGGTGGCCCTCGCCGGGAAGCCCACCGCCGTTGTCACCGA